In the genome of Nitrospira japonica, one region contains:
- the recN gene encoding DNA repair protein RecN, with product MLAELRIKNFALIDELHLSFQPGFTVLTGETGAGKSLLIDAISLLVGGRGSSEQIRSGAEEAQLEASFHLLHEHPVLRRLRTSGVIADGDSDLVLKRVLSRTGRHRIYLNGSLCPLRTLEDLGGTLVDIHGQHEQQSLLSPASQIEAVDAFGSLERLRDEYESAYRQWKSRLAELESITRAAADRGQREDFLRFQLQEIEQAGLNPDEDAGLHAERQRLLHAHRLRELAEEAHGELQGDEQGVLSRLGRLGRLLADLTKTDPSMADSVDPVTGAAIQLKELAGRLRLYADRMDADPARQNEVEGRLDLIQRLKKKYGGTIEAILAAGDRAKTEVRAIEESDSRSAEGAAAVREAFQRVQEFAQRLSKKRKDAAKRLSESVGAELAALKMEQALFEVLVSKEGEPEEFGPTGADRVEFMLAGNAGEPPKPLARVASGGELSRIMLALKTVLAERDQVPVLVFDEIDTGVGGAAAATMGMRLRKLGSYHQVFCITHLAQVASQAEHHFLVSKGTDNRRTSTWAAPLDGKGREDEIARMLGGTTLTKKIRETAAELLAGAGRGVRDIRRQA from the coding sequence ATGCTCGCCGAGTTGCGGATCAAGAACTTTGCGCTCATTGACGAGCTGCACCTGTCATTCCAACCGGGCTTTACCGTGCTTACCGGCGAAACCGGAGCCGGCAAGTCCCTGCTGATCGACGCCATCAGTCTTCTCGTCGGCGGCCGCGGTTCTTCCGAGCAGATTCGTTCTGGAGCGGAAGAGGCGCAGCTGGAAGCCTCATTTCACCTCTTGCATGAACATCCTGTCTTGCGACGCCTCCGGACGTCCGGTGTGATTGCAGACGGAGATTCCGACCTGGTCCTGAAGCGGGTACTCTCCCGAACGGGGCGGCACCGCATCTATCTCAACGGCAGCCTCTGTCCGCTGCGCACGCTGGAGGATCTCGGCGGAACGTTGGTCGATATTCACGGTCAACATGAACAACAATCGCTATTGTCCCCTGCCTCGCAAATCGAGGCCGTCGACGCATTCGGCTCGCTTGAACGATTACGGGACGAGTATGAAAGTGCCTACCGGCAATGGAAATCTCGGCTTGCCGAATTGGAGTCGATCACGCGTGCGGCGGCCGACCGAGGGCAGCGCGAGGACTTTCTCCGTTTTCAGCTTCAAGAGATCGAACAGGCGGGCTTGAATCCCGACGAGGACGCGGGGCTTCATGCGGAACGCCAACGGCTGCTCCATGCCCATCGGCTGCGCGAACTGGCGGAGGAGGCGCATGGCGAGCTGCAGGGGGATGAGCAGGGTGTTCTGTCGCGGCTGGGCCGGCTAGGCCGCCTTCTCGCCGATCTGACGAAGACGGATCCGAGCATGGCAGACAGTGTGGATCCAGTGACGGGCGCCGCGATTCAGCTCAAGGAATTGGCCGGACGCCTTCGACTGTATGCGGATCGGATGGATGCGGATCCGGCTCGGCAGAACGAAGTGGAAGGCCGCCTGGATCTGATTCAACGCCTCAAGAAAAAATACGGCGGAACGATCGAAGCCATTCTTGCGGCGGGAGACCGAGCCAAGACGGAAGTGCGCGCGATCGAAGAATCGGATTCACGATCGGCGGAGGGGGCCGCCGCCGTCCGCGAAGCCTTTCAACGCGTCCAAGAATTTGCTCAGCGGCTCTCCAAGAAGCGCAAAGATGCGGCCAAACGTCTGTCGGAATCGGTCGGGGCGGAATTGGCGGCCTTGAAGATGGAGCAAGCGCTGTTCGAGGTGTTGGTCTCCAAGGAAGGGGAACCGGAAGAGTTTGGGCCCACCGGCGCGGATCGGGTGGAATTCATGTTGGCCGGCAATGCCGGAGAGCCACCGAAGCCGCTGGCGCGCGTGGCGTCGGGCGGGGAGTTGTCCAGAATCATGCTGGCATTGAAAACGGTGCTGGCCGAACGGGATCAGGTTCCCGTCTTGGTGTTCGATGAAATCGATACGGGTGTAGGCGGGGCGGCGGCCGCGACGATGGGTATGAGATTGCGAAAACTGGGATCGTACCATCAGGTCTTCTGCATCACCCATCTCGCCCAAGTCGCTTCCCAGGCGGAGCATCATTTTCTGGTCTCTAAGGGCACGGACAATCGGCGGACGTCGACATGGGCGGCCCCGCTTGATGGAAAAGGGCGTGAAGACGAGATCGCCAGGATGCTCGGGGGAACGACGCTGACGAAAAAGATCCGTGAAACGGCGGCCGAACTGCTTGCAGGGGCGGGTCGCGGAGTCCGGGATATCCGCCGTCAGGCGTGA
- a CDS encoding two-component system sensor histidine kinase NtrB, which produces MSTRPANPASDSSPTTEFFDQLTRFSIDLGAMTDLGPLSERALQELSRVGGATHGALYLLDREHEYYRRAATTGSPAKTKLPESIALDHPVPHRLSSPQSEIASHHTASFGGSFALDVSDEPALAALGMALALPHISRGQLIAFSLLDAAQPRGQHAASVHALLAVLAQTATNAVDRLMLYEDLHRSHLLMKRTDRLKSLETIAGGFAHEIRNPLTSIKTFIQLAPERKDDPDFIRDFSRIVLDDVYRIERLIDEILDYARYMEPKLTEEDINDIVSSCLYFIDVKADTKGIRIEKELATNLPRVMLDRQQVKQVFLNLFLNALDAMGKAGGFLRVRTKLLNRPGGRVWVQVETEDTGEGIPEGNLEHIFDPFFTTKHESGEHEGTGLGLTIVHQIVQEHRGEIEVRSVPGKGTTFLVNLPALSL; this is translated from the coding sequence ATGTCGACACGACCTGCGAATCCTGCATCCGACAGCTCCCCGACAACTGAATTTTTCGACCAGCTGACGCGGTTTTCCATCGACTTGGGGGCCATGACCGATCTGGGCCCCTTGAGCGAGCGCGCCCTGCAAGAACTCTCCCGCGTCGGGGGCGCAACGCACGGAGCGCTCTACCTTCTCGATCGGGAGCATGAGTATTACCGCCGCGCGGCGACGACGGGATCGCCGGCTAAAACCAAGCTTCCCGAATCCATAGCCTTGGACCATCCGGTTCCGCATCGACTGTCTTCGCCGCAATCGGAGATCGCCTCGCATCACACGGCATCCTTCGGCGGATCGTTCGCCCTCGACGTGTCCGACGAACCGGCACTGGCGGCTCTTGGCATGGCATTGGCCCTGCCGCATATCAGCCGCGGCCAACTGATCGCATTCTCCCTGCTGGACGCAGCTCAGCCTCGCGGTCAGCATGCGGCCTCCGTCCATGCCCTGTTGGCCGTGCTGGCGCAAACGGCGACCAATGCGGTCGATCGCCTGATGCTCTATGAAGACTTGCACCGCTCGCACCTGCTGATGAAACGAACGGACCGTCTCAAATCACTGGAAACGATCGCCGGGGGGTTTGCCCACGAGATTCGCAATCCGCTGACGTCCATCAAGACGTTCATCCAACTGGCTCCCGAACGCAAAGATGACCCGGATTTCATTCGGGACTTCAGCCGCATCGTGCTCGACGACGTCTACCGGATCGAACGGCTCATCGACGAGATTCTCGATTACGCGCGATACATGGAGCCGAAACTGACGGAAGAAGACATCAACGACATCGTGTCGTCTTGCCTCTATTTCATCGACGTCAAGGCCGACACCAAGGGGATCAGGATTGAAAAAGAGTTGGCGACAAACCTGCCTCGTGTCATGCTGGACCGTCAGCAGGTCAAGCAAGTCTTTCTGAATCTGTTCCTGAACGCGCTGGACGCCATGGGGAAAGCGGGCGGCTTCCTGCGGGTCCGCACGAAACTTTTGAACAGACCGGGCGGAAGAGTTTGGGTGCAAGTGGAGACAGAGGATACCGGAGAAGGCATTCCGGAGGGCAATCTGGAGCATATCTTCGATCCGTTTTTCACGACCAAACACGAAAGCGGCGAACACGAAGGCACCGGGCTCGGATTGACGATCGTCCACCAGATCGTCCAGGAACATCGGGGGGAGATCGAAGTCCGGAGCGTGCCGGGAAAAGGGACGACGTTTCTTGTGAACCTGCCTGCCTTGTCGTTATAA
- a CDS encoding sigma-54-dependent transcriptional regulator, whose translation MKKRVLLIDDESRVRASLKVILEPTYEVIQAADAQEGLDLYHKEAPHLILLDVILPGTDGLSVLQSLRSEDCPAPIIMLTGTKSVKTAVDAMKLGAADYLSKPFDAEELRIVVDRALNSKELEREVKSLRAQVTQRYAFHNLIGKSRPMQEIYTKIEQVADSRTTVLITGESGTGKELVAKALHFNSGRRDRPFVALNCAALPETLIESELFGHEKGSFTDATARRVGQFDLANSGTLFLDEIGDLSAMTQAKLLRVLQEREFTRIGGVQAIKVDVRIVAATNKNLEELVRKGLFREDLYYRINVIALYLPPLRDRGEDIPLLARHFLSKRIEEENRPHQEFSKDAVDLLTRYPWPGNVREMENIIEQAFIWSKGSDSVTLEHLPTIVRNDSRSSSLRDDTLAGRLSLEKAVAEFEREIILDALKKNNYIQTHAANQLGISRRMLKYRMDTLGIGRPDSENGGSETDPPVQE comes from the coding sequence GTGAAAAAGCGAGTCCTTTTGATCGACGACGAATCCCGTGTCCGCGCCTCCCTGAAGGTCATCCTCGAACCGACCTACGAGGTCATCCAGGCCGCGGATGCGCAGGAGGGGCTCGATCTCTATCATAAGGAAGCTCCCCATCTGATTCTCCTGGACGTGATTTTACCCGGCACGGACGGCCTGTCGGTGCTCCAGTCGCTGCGGTCCGAAGACTGCCCCGCCCCCATCATCATGCTGACCGGCACAAAATCGGTGAAGACGGCCGTGGACGCCATGAAACTGGGTGCGGCGGACTATCTTTCGAAGCCCTTCGACGCGGAGGAGCTCCGCATCGTCGTGGACCGGGCGCTCAATTCGAAGGAACTCGAACGCGAAGTCAAGAGCCTCCGGGCGCAGGTCACGCAGCGCTACGCATTTCATAATCTCATCGGGAAAAGCCGCCCGATGCAGGAAATCTACACCAAAATCGAGCAGGTCGCCGACAGCCGGACGACGGTGCTCATCACCGGCGAGAGCGGGACAGGCAAAGAGCTGGTCGCCAAGGCACTCCACTTCAACAGCGGAAGACGAGACCGTCCGTTTGTCGCGCTGAACTGCGCCGCACTCCCCGAAACCCTTATCGAAAGCGAATTGTTCGGGCATGAGAAGGGGTCTTTCACAGACGCCACGGCCAGGCGCGTGGGCCAGTTCGATCTCGCGAACAGCGGCACTCTGTTCCTGGATGAGATCGGGGACCTGAGCGCCATGACGCAAGCCAAGTTGCTTCGCGTCCTGCAAGAGCGGGAATTCACCAGGATCGGCGGGGTCCAGGCAATCAAGGTCGACGTCAGGATCGTCGCGGCGACCAACAAAAACCTCGAGGAGCTCGTCCGGAAGGGACTGTTCCGGGAAGATCTGTACTACCGGATCAACGTTATCGCCCTCTATCTTCCTCCGCTGCGGGATCGAGGCGAAGACATTCCCCTGCTCGCCAGACATTTTCTCTCAAAGCGAATCGAAGAAGAGAACCGGCCGCACCAGGAATTCTCCAAGGACGCCGTCGACCTCTTGACGCGCTATCCGTGGCCCGGCAACGTACGGGAGATGGAAAACATCATCGAACAGGCCTTTATATGGTCGAAGGGATCGGATAGCGTCACGCTGGAACATCTCCCCACGATCGTCCGTAATGACAGCCGTTCCTCGTCGTTACGCGACGATACCCTGGCAGGCCGTCTCTCCCTTGAAAAGGCCGTCGCAGAGTTCGAGCGTGAGATTATTCTGGATGCCTTGAAAAAGAACAACTACATCCAAACTCACGCGGCGAACCAACTGGGCATCAGCCGCCGCATGCTGAAATATCGAATGGACACGCTGGGAATCGGCAGGCCGGACAGTGAAAACGGCGGCAGTGAAACAGACCCTCCAGTGCAGGAATAG
- a CDS encoding HD domain-containing phosphohydrolase, whose protein sequence is MHVALSEKRSQAKPTVLVVDDEAGPRDALKVILRPFFNIQAAGSARAAIDVLNSQQIDLITLDQKLPDRQGLDLLQEIKHDHADVEVIIITGYGSLKAAMDGIRHGAAGYLLKPFNVTELVTLVNQTLHKKQRLDYLRRFVHYPEAMWESEASCAATWNEIRSGYAAISAQPDVMTATEAAEFRFLLPLLSDLLEAKERELLNHCSRVSFYATLLANRMDLTEGEQKSLALGAFLHDIGRIVAGPCHFADDAIRSLGGTQDHKRHTELGVRMIEPLGLPAEVGQIIGYHHERWDGTGYPHGLQGEGIPLLARIVCLAQAFDHLTAELPDRNSLSLDEACDFITGHTGDYFDPTLTTLFVRVVQECKASLPAMAIATNPSRPPHA, encoded by the coding sequence ATGCACGTTGCTCTTTCAGAGAAAAGATCCCAAGCCAAGCCGACGGTTCTTGTCGTGGACGACGAAGCGGGGCCGCGGGATGCGCTGAAAGTCATCCTCCGGCCGTTCTTCAACATCCAAGCGGCCGGATCGGCTCGGGCCGCGATCGATGTCCTCAACTCGCAACAGATCGACCTCATTACCCTCGACCAGAAACTGCCTGATCGCCAAGGTCTCGACCTGCTCCAAGAGATCAAACACGACCATGCCGACGTCGAAGTCATCATCATTACCGGCTACGGCAGCCTCAAAGCCGCGATGGACGGGATCCGTCACGGGGCCGCCGGCTATCTCCTCAAGCCGTTCAATGTGACCGAGCTGGTCACCTTGGTGAACCAGACACTTCACAAGAAGCAACGGCTGGACTATCTCCGGCGCTTCGTCCACTACCCCGAAGCCATGTGGGAATCGGAAGCATCCTGTGCAGCGACGTGGAACGAAATCCGGTCCGGCTATGCCGCGATCAGCGCTCAACCTGACGTGATGACCGCGACCGAAGCGGCGGAGTTCAGATTCCTGCTTCCATTGCTTTCCGACCTCCTTGAAGCCAAAGAACGGGAGTTGCTCAACCATTGCAGCCGGGTGAGCTTCTATGCCACGCTCCTGGCCAATCGCATGGATCTGACCGAAGGAGAGCAAAAATCCCTGGCGCTCGGAGCCTTTCTTCACGACATCGGAAGGATCGTCGCCGGCCCCTGTCATTTCGCCGACGATGCGATTCGCAGCCTCGGGGGAACGCAGGACCACAAACGCCATACCGAACTCGGCGTGCGGATGATCGAGCCGCTGGGCTTACCGGCCGAAGTGGGGCAGATTATCGGATACCATCATGAACGGTGGGATGGAACCGGCTATCCCCATGGATTGCAGGGCGAAGGGATTCCGCTTCTGGCCCGCATCGTATGCCTCGCACAGGCCTTCGACCACTTGACCGCCGAACTGCCCGACCGCAATTCTCTCTCTCTCGACGAAGCCTGCGACTTCATCACCGGACACACCGGGGACTACTTCGACCCGACCTTGACCACGCTGTTCGTCAGAGTGGTGCAGGAGTGCAAAGCCTCGCTCCCAGCGATGGCCATCGCCACCAATCCCTCGAGACCTCCTCACGCCTGA
- a CDS encoding LPS-assembly protein LptD: protein MGETLAGAGKRLVYAVLVLLVLSGTALAADGPAGTTLASSGSNPLDLTADRIDYLKDEEIYEAEGSVLVRQGGLRLTADHMTIQALPGVLIATGHVRLLDPRGDLSADRLELNINTEAGIVTHGQLYLKSSNTQLEGRLMQRFSEDHYRVKEGRFTNCDAEPDETPAWRFQFKDLDLNAGDALAFKGGWLCVLDARVLPMPTMTYPLSPRKTGFLIPTIGYDNRFGWHAQESLFWAINPSQDLTVSPFYYTKLGYGSDFEYRYVLDRLSRGQWFVSALQQTQLPNVSGAAESGTQAREGRALITGTHTQQFTPNTLLRVQANLVTDPQYLQQLSNSGAQRALPSNESNLLGTHRLPYGNMYLWSQYLQPLQAGGSDTFQRLPEIGYSLPDTTLFGSPFLLNTDTNFVYFYREQGFTENRIDFMPGISTEIIDVGHVLGLRPQAKVREVYYSRGIDSASSLNRQTFWAALDASSKLSRRFISGDGQAVLHTLEPSVMYEYVPQTNQSQIAQIDQVDDLPMKNLLTYMLRSRVLEQGGTTSFNWLDLTLAQSYHVGGVQTNAMNFTPGVVPPVGTITQPLQPATVAINGKKFSDFWMHAVIGNNLPQYTVGQLAMSGFDKGGMGPQQKPVINQYLTVDAFLDPYRGTFSQFNTDFRVQESNNWYLEVGQRYAQNGNIVRRGDVWNPISFNQVFVPTQEIQFVTAGGAFRTPWGWTLGAKGYYDILNGKSPEYDIVGLYQNPCKCWSLGLYYLQFPDRAQYNFMFSLTGIGWTENFGTTVVRSILSPLLYGEKGLPWAAPGGHYGRPQSVIPSTDAGLR from the coding sequence ATGGGGGAGACTCTCGCTGGGGCCGGCAAGCGCCTGGTATACGCCGTCCTGGTACTCTTGGTGCTGTCCGGCACCGCCCTGGCTGCCGACGGACCGGCCGGGACGACACTGGCGTCTTCGGGCTCCAACCCGCTTGATCTCACCGCCGACCGCATCGACTATCTAAAAGACGAAGAAATTTACGAAGCCGAAGGATCGGTGCTGGTTCGTCAGGGCGGACTGCGTCTCACGGCGGATCATATGACGATACAGGCCCTTCCGGGGGTGCTGATTGCAACCGGCCATGTCCGGCTGCTCGATCCGAGAGGCGACCTCTCCGCGGACAGGCTCGAGCTGAACATCAATACCGAAGCGGGCATCGTCACCCACGGTCAACTGTATCTGAAGTCCTCCAATACCCAACTCGAGGGACGCTTGATGCAGCGGTTCTCGGAAGATCACTACCGGGTGAAGGAGGGCCGGTTCACGAATTGCGATGCGGAACCGGACGAGACGCCGGCCTGGCGGTTCCAGTTCAAGGATCTCGATCTCAATGCCGGAGACGCGCTGGCGTTCAAAGGCGGGTGGCTGTGCGTCCTCGACGCCCGCGTCCTTCCGATGCCGACGATGACCTATCCGCTGTCGCCGAGGAAGACCGGATTTCTCATTCCCACGATCGGCTACGACAATCGATTCGGCTGGCATGCGCAAGAAAGCCTGTTTTGGGCGATCAATCCCAGTCAGGATCTCACGGTGTCGCCCTTCTATTACACGAAGCTCGGCTACGGGAGCGATTTCGAGTATCGGTATGTTCTGGACCGTCTGTCACGTGGACAGTGGTTCGTCAGTGCGCTCCAGCAGACGCAATTGCCCAACGTCTCGGGCGCGGCCGAATCGGGAACGCAGGCCCGGGAAGGCCGCGCCTTGATCACCGGGACGCATACCCAACAGTTCACGCCGAATACCTTGCTTCGCGTCCAGGCGAATCTCGTGACCGACCCACAGTATCTCCAACAGTTGAGCAACTCCGGCGCCCAGCGGGCGTTGCCGAGCAATGAGAGCAATTTGCTGGGAACGCACCGGCTGCCGTACGGAAACATGTACCTTTGGAGTCAATATCTCCAGCCGTTGCAAGCCGGCGGCAGCGACACATTCCAACGGCTGCCTGAGATCGGCTACAGCCTCCCTGATACGACCCTGTTCGGTTCTCCCTTCCTGCTCAATACGGATACGAATTTTGTGTATTTCTATCGCGAACAGGGTTTCACGGAGAACCGCATCGACTTCATGCCCGGGATCTCCACCGAGATCATCGATGTGGGCCATGTATTGGGCCTCCGGCCGCAGGCCAAGGTCCGGGAGGTCTACTATTCGCGCGGGATCGATAGTGCCAGCAGTCTGAACCGCCAGACGTTCTGGGCGGCGCTTGACGCCAGCTCCAAACTCAGCCGACGGTTCATATCGGGCGACGGTCAGGCGGTATTGCACACTCTTGAGCCCAGCGTGATGTACGAGTATGTCCCGCAGACCAATCAATCCCAGATTGCGCAGATCGACCAGGTCGACGACCTTCCGATGAAGAATCTGTTGACGTATATGCTCCGGAGCCGCGTGCTGGAGCAGGGTGGGACGACCAGTTTCAACTGGCTCGATCTGACGCTCGCGCAGAGTTATCACGTCGGGGGCGTACAGACCAACGCGATGAATTTCACGCCGGGCGTCGTGCCGCCGGTCGGTACGATCACGCAGCCGCTGCAGCCTGCCACCGTCGCGATCAACGGGAAGAAGTTCTCGGATTTCTGGATGCATGCCGTCATCGGAAACAACCTGCCGCAGTACACGGTGGGACAACTCGCCATGTCCGGGTTTGACAAGGGCGGTATGGGACCCCAACAGAAGCCGGTGATCAACCAATACCTGACGGTCGACGCGTTCTTGGATCCGTACCGCGGCACCTTCAGTCAATTCAACACGGACTTTCGCGTCCAGGAGTCCAATAACTGGTACCTCGAGGTCGGACAGCGGTACGCGCAGAATGGAAACATCGTGCGCCGTGGGGACGTCTGGAACCCGATTTCATTCAATCAAGTCTTTGTTCCGACCCAGGAAATCCAGTTTGTCACCGCCGGGGGCGCATTCCGGACGCCATGGGGCTGGACCCTGGGTGCCAAAGGCTACTACGATATCCTCAACGGAAAGAGTCCTGAGTACGACATCGTCGGTCTGTATCAGAATCCCTGCAAGTGCTGGTCGTTGGGCTTGTACTACCTGCAATTTCCGGATCGCGCCCAGTATAATTTCATGTTCAGCCTCACCGGAATCGGATGGACGGAAAACTTCGGCACCACGGTCGTCCGCAGCATCCTGAGTCCGTTGCTCTACGGTGAAAAAGGCTTGCCGTGGGCGGCACCGGGCGGGCATTACGGCCGTCCGCAGTCCGTGATACCGTCCACCGATGCGGGGTTGCGTTGA
- the trxA gene encoding thioredoxin: MAGDALKVEDATWEADVIKASELVMVDFWAVWCGPCQMVAPIVDELAKEYSGKIKVRKLNTDENPEVAGRYQVMSIPTILFFKNGQVVEKLVGARPKRQFKEMIDSLLAQHAGSA, translated from the coding sequence GTGGCAGGTGACGCGCTCAAAGTCGAAGATGCAACGTGGGAAGCCGATGTCATCAAGGCTTCGGAACTGGTCATGGTCGATTTCTGGGCCGTGTGGTGCGGGCCATGCCAAATGGTTGCACCCATCGTCGATGAACTCGCCAAGGAATATTCCGGAAAAATCAAAGTTCGCAAGCTGAATACCGATGAGAATCCGGAAGTTGCGGGGCGTTACCAGGTCATGAGCATTCCGACGATCCTGTTTTTCAAGAACGGACAGGTCGTAGAGAAGCTGGTCGGTGCAAGGCCCAAGCGTCAATTCAAGGAAATGATCGACTCGCTGCTGGCGCAGCACGCCGGCTCCGCATAA